Proteins encoded within one genomic window of Anastrepha ludens isolate Willacy chromosome 4, idAnaLude1.1, whole genome shotgun sequence:
- the LOC128862296 gene encoding BTB/POZ domain-containing protein 10 isoform X1, translating to MSTTSPNSGNSSSSNNSTKPTKQNQLNGEDSYSDSSSIEENLEAEERRRRILKNRNRSSCYLQRNIGGKSQPPHHLTQHRANMSAANGAIPKHDKSNTAGSNVSNNNANQNVGGGIVMRPGDRIALLVDNVRFVIEQALVTAQPNTMLGTMFSSGFQFVHPNERGEYEVAEGISHTVFRAILEYYKTGIIRCPPTVSVPELKEACDYLLIPFDATTVRCQNLRGLLHELSNEGARQQFEVFLEDLILPLMVASAQRGDRECHVVVLLDDDVVDWDEEFPPQMGEEYCQTVHSTAMHRFFKYIENRDVAKQVMKDRGLKKIRCGIEGYPTHKEKIRRRPGGRAEVIYSYVQRPFIHMSWEKEEAKSRHVDFQCVKSKSVTNLAEANADPPLELDASGNPIRPPEVNINAEVRAPFVADAEGVGGGEAIGAPVAVAVDEAAGGVIMLNDLEQASGGGVEESI from the exons ATGTCAACAACTTCTCCGAATTCTGGAAATAGTAGTAGTAGCAACAACTCTacaaaaccaacaaaacaaaaccaacTTAACGGTGAGGATTCTTACAGTGACAGTAGTAGTATTGAAGAGAACCTTGAAGCCGAGGAGCGACGtcgaagaattttaaaaaacagaaatag GAGCAGTTGTTATTTGCAGCGCAACATCGGAGGTAAATCACAGCCGCCTCATCACCTTACACAGCATAGGGCCAATATGAGTGCAGCTAATGGTGCTATACCGAAACACGACAAATCAAACACGGCAGGCTCTAATGTATCTAATAATAATGCAAACCAAAATGTTGGAGGAGGTATTGTGATGCGCCCGGGAGATCGCATTGCACTATTGGTGGACAATGTGCGCTTTGTTATTGAGCAGGCATTAGTTACAGCGCAACCGAACACCATGCTGGGTACAATGTTTAGTTCAGGCTTTCAATTTGTTCATCCCAATGAGCGTGGTGAATACGAAGTAGCTGAAGGAATTTCTCATACAGTTTTCCGCGCAATACTAGAGTATTATAAAACCGGCATAATTCGCTGCCCTCCAACGGTATCTGTTCCCGAACTTAAGGAAGCGTGTGATTATCTCCTTATACCATTCGATGCGACTACGGTTCGGTGCCAGAATTTac GAGGTTTACTACATGAACTCAGCAACGAAGGTGCTCGACAGcaatttgaagttttccttgAGGATCTTATACTGCCCCTAATGGTTGCATCAGCACAACGCGGTGATCGTGAGTGTCACGTTGTAGTTTTATTGGACGATGATGTTGTAGACTGGGATGAAGAATTTCCTCCTCAAATGGGTGAAGAATACTGCCAAA CTGTTCATAGTACCGCTATGcatcgattttttaaatacatcgAGAATCGTGACGTAGCTAAACAAGTGATGAAAGATCGCGGCTTAAAGAAAATACGTTGTGGCATTGAAGGTTACCCAACGCACAAAGAAAAGATACGTCGAAGGCCTGGTGGCCGCGCTGAAGTAATTTACAGTTACGTGCAACGACCGTTTATACACATGTCTTGGGAGAAAGAAGAAGCGAAAAGCCGTCACGTTGATTTTCAATGCGTCAAATCCAAGTCAGTGACAAATTTGGCTGAAGCTAATGCAGATCCGCCCTTGGAACTAGACGCaa GTGGTAATCCAATACGACCTCCTGAAGTAAATATAAATGCTGAGGTGCGTGCACCGTTTGTGGCTGATGCTGAAGGGGTGGGTGGTGGTGAAGCAATTGGAGCACCTGTTGCAGTTGCAGTTGATGAAGCTGCTGGTGGTGTTATCATGCTGAACGATCTTGAACAAGCCTCTGGTGGTGGCGTTGAAGAATCAATTTGA
- the LOC128862296 gene encoding BTB/POZ domain-containing protein 10 isoform X2, translated as MSTTSPNSGNSSSSNNSTKPTKQNQLNGEDSYSDSSSIEENLEAEERRRRILKNRNRSSCYLQRNIGGKSQPPHHLTQHRANMSAANGAIPKHDKSNTAGSNVSNNNANQNVGGGIVMRPGDRIALLVDNVRFVIEQALVTAQPNTMLGTMFSSGFQFVHPNERGEYEVAEGISHTVFRAILEYYKTGIIRCPPTVSVPELKEACDYLLIPFDATTVRCQNLRLLHELSNEGARQQFEVFLEDLILPLMVASAQRGDRECHVVVLLDDDVVDWDEEFPPQMGEEYCQTVHSTAMHRFFKYIENRDVAKQVMKDRGLKKIRCGIEGYPTHKEKIRRRPGGRAEVIYSYVQRPFIHMSWEKEEAKSRHVDFQCVKSKSVTNLAEANADPPLELDASGNPIRPPEVNINAEVRAPFVADAEGVGGGEAIGAPVAVAVDEAAGGVIMLNDLEQASGGGVEESI; from the exons ATGTCAACAACTTCTCCGAATTCTGGAAATAGTAGTAGTAGCAACAACTCTacaaaaccaacaaaacaaaaccaacTTAACGGTGAGGATTCTTACAGTGACAGTAGTAGTATTGAAGAGAACCTTGAAGCCGAGGAGCGACGtcgaagaattttaaaaaacagaaatag GAGCAGTTGTTATTTGCAGCGCAACATCGGAGGTAAATCACAGCCGCCTCATCACCTTACACAGCATAGGGCCAATATGAGTGCAGCTAATGGTGCTATACCGAAACACGACAAATCAAACACGGCAGGCTCTAATGTATCTAATAATAATGCAAACCAAAATGTTGGAGGAGGTATTGTGATGCGCCCGGGAGATCGCATTGCACTATTGGTGGACAATGTGCGCTTTGTTATTGAGCAGGCATTAGTTACAGCGCAACCGAACACCATGCTGGGTACAATGTTTAGTTCAGGCTTTCAATTTGTTCATCCCAATGAGCGTGGTGAATACGAAGTAGCTGAAGGAATTTCTCATACAGTTTTCCGCGCAATACTAGAGTATTATAAAACCGGCATAATTCGCTGCCCTCCAACGGTATCTGTTCCCGAACTTAAGGAAGCGTGTGATTATCTCCTTATACCATTCGATGCGACTACGGTTCGGTGCCAGAATTTac GTTTACTACATGAACTCAGCAACGAAGGTGCTCGACAGcaatttgaagttttccttgAGGATCTTATACTGCCCCTAATGGTTGCATCAGCACAACGCGGTGATCGTGAGTGTCACGTTGTAGTTTTATTGGACGATGATGTTGTAGACTGGGATGAAGAATTTCCTCCTCAAATGGGTGAAGAATACTGCCAAA CTGTTCATAGTACCGCTATGcatcgattttttaaatacatcgAGAATCGTGACGTAGCTAAACAAGTGATGAAAGATCGCGGCTTAAAGAAAATACGTTGTGGCATTGAAGGTTACCCAACGCACAAAGAAAAGATACGTCGAAGGCCTGGTGGCCGCGCTGAAGTAATTTACAGTTACGTGCAACGACCGTTTATACACATGTCTTGGGAGAAAGAAGAAGCGAAAAGCCGTCACGTTGATTTTCAATGCGTCAAATCCAAGTCAGTGACAAATTTGGCTGAAGCTAATGCAGATCCGCCCTTGGAACTAGACGCaa GTGGTAATCCAATACGACCTCCTGAAGTAAATATAAATGCTGAGGTGCGTGCACCGTTTGTGGCTGATGCTGAAGGGGTGGGTGGTGGTGAAGCAATTGGAGCACCTGTTGCAGTTGCAGTTGATGAAGCTGCTGGTGGTGTTATCATGCTGAACGATCTTGAACAAGCCTCTGGTGGTGGCGTTGAAGAATCAATTTGA